In the genome of Bryobacteraceae bacterium, one region contains:
- a CDS encoding ABC transporter ATP-binding protein, which translates to MSNPSTPVIELDGLRIKLGRREILKGISCRLGVSGTGKAIGLLGPNGAGKSTLIRALLGFHPPASGSARIYGLDCHASPIRIRERIGYMPENDSFIAGMSAVSFLKLMGELSGLPSEAALEKSHEVLFHVGLGEARYRMLGTYSLGMKQMAKLAQAILHGPDLVILDEPTNGLDPAARRRMLDLIREMKSQHGMNVLVCSHLLRDVEETCDEVVILKDGEVVHHADLEAERRLNRRFIELEVSGDDTRLTPALAAIGADGVNEGEGRWRIVLPAGVEARALWAIAAEQTLLVRRLTQRRDSLEEIFLKAVGHLAATPGDSAQPMEAANGRL; encoded by the coding sequence ATGTCAAATCCCTCCACGCCCGTAATTGAACTGGACGGACTTCGAATCAAGCTCGGACGGCGGGAGATTCTGAAAGGGATCTCCTGCCGCCTCGGTGTTTCCGGCACGGGAAAGGCGATCGGCCTGCTTGGGCCCAACGGCGCCGGCAAGTCGACGCTGATTCGCGCTCTGCTCGGATTTCACCCGCCCGCCTCCGGATCGGCTCGGATCTACGGACTCGATTGCCACGCCTCACCGATTCGAATCCGCGAACGGATCGGCTACATGCCCGAGAACGACTCCTTCATCGCCGGGATGTCGGCAGTGTCGTTCCTGAAGCTGATGGGCGAGCTTTCCGGGCTGCCGTCCGAGGCGGCGCTCGAGAAGTCGCACGAGGTGCTCTTCCATGTGGGATTGGGCGAGGCGAGGTACCGGATGCTGGGCACCTATTCGCTGGGCATGAAACAGATGGCGAAACTCGCGCAGGCGATCCTGCACGGGCCGGATCTTGTGATTCTCGACGAACCCACCAACGGACTCGACCCGGCCGCGCGCCGCCGGATGCTCGACCTGATCCGCGAAATGAAGTCGCAGCACGGGATGAACGTGCTCGTTTGCTCGCATCTGCTGCGCGACGTCGAAGAGACCTGCGACGAAGTGGTGATCCTGAAAGACGGCGAGGTTGTCCATCACGCCGACCTGGAAGCCGAACGACGGCTGAACCGGCGTTTCATCGAGCTCGAAGTCTCGGGCGACGACACACGGCTGACGCCGGCGCTGGCGGCGATCGGCGCCGACGGCGTGAACGAAGGCGAGGGCCGATGGCGGATCGTGCTTCCCGCGGGGGTAGAGGCGCGGGCGTTGTGGGCGATCGCGGCCGAGCAGACCCTGCTCGTGCGGCGCCTGACACAGCGCCGGGATTCGCTCGAAGAGATTTTCCTGAAGGCCGTGGGGCATCTGGCGGCCACGCCAGGCGACTCCGCGCAGCCGATGGAGGCCGCCAATGGCCGTCTATAA
- a CDS encoding FecR domain-containing protein has translation MANENMNEKRFEELLDQVRSEPSDPGAFEQSRDEVWRKIAAGGGFATPALCSGFQASMAAYRAGSLEGGKRLLLEDHVSRCAACRATLNGGATETRVVAMPAAPRRRSWAPYAIAAGAAVALLYAGRAPIDRALAGSGPRATVESASGEVFLQDGEMVRAGLTLGEAEPLRTGAGSHAVLRLRDGSRVEVNERTQVAVRAAWSGLSLDLDRGDVLLEAAKQRRGHLRVATRDTLALVKGTVFGVSAGAGGSVVSVVEGSVAVEHGGSNRLLKPGEQDGSGSPRSGGVPAAIAWSENAEKYLTLLADFAHLEKQIAAIDTGVRTQPALVTYLPAAAHIYVAAPNSSSAIAQVVALVDQRAQESAVLREWWESDGGKELRAHLTSIQAISPLLGDEIALMLVRNPGSSEDGQPLLVSRITGDPAAVDRALQQMPSPGPRTSWSVANGVLLLSDTSEHLAALRSQIGAGANSGFAADIRARYQRGVGILFGIDLEGLAASMPQSERARAGALGANEVRRLFFEQRTATQNGASLHFQGSRQGIASWLATPGTGGSAEYISSSAVLAVSASTRDPHQAFDELVSRLGAVDPQFTSSLREFEQTTGISVSADIAAALGTDFTLAVETPTAPVPGWVGVMESIRPGALETAVQRIVDAFNGHLTADQAPRKLTLGHETVNGQNWTTLKSAASLVTLYWTQDSGYLVFSTDRATAARALATRAAGTGLTRSAAFRQQLPEGSGVHHSAFVWANSKGALQGLIPAGASPALRTLLESRDPVLVTIDGETEQIRAESRTRLTSLILDLMLAGGAGHTHANAHQNVKSLHARN, from the coding sequence ATGGCAAACGAGAACATGAACGAAAAGCGATTCGAGGAACTGTTGGATCAGGTTCGCAGCGAACCGTCGGACCCCGGCGCCTTCGAGCAAAGCCGTGACGAGGTGTGGCGAAAGATCGCCGCCGGCGGCGGTTTTGCGACGCCGGCGTTGTGCTCCGGCTTCCAAGCCTCCATGGCCGCCTACCGCGCCGGGAGCCTTGAAGGAGGCAAGCGCCTGCTGCTCGAAGATCACGTGAGCCGCTGCGCGGCTTGCCGAGCGACATTGAACGGAGGCGCGACGGAAACACGAGTCGTGGCGATGCCGGCGGCCCCGAGGCGGCGTTCGTGGGCGCCCTATGCGATCGCAGCCGGCGCGGCCGTGGCTCTGCTTTACGCAGGGCGCGCCCCGATCGATCGCGCCCTGGCGGGCAGCGGCCCGAGGGCGACCGTGGAGTCGGCGAGCGGGGAGGTGTTTCTGCAGGATGGAGAAATGGTCCGCGCGGGGCTGACGCTTGGCGAAGCCGAGCCGTTGCGGACCGGCGCCGGTTCGCACGCCGTGCTGCGCTTGCGCGACGGCTCGCGCGTGGAGGTGAACGAACGGACGCAAGTGGCGGTGCGCGCGGCCTGGAGCGGGCTGTCGCTCGATCTCGACCGCGGCGACGTCCTGCTCGAGGCGGCCAAACAGCGGCGCGGGCATCTGCGCGTGGCGACGCGCGATACGCTCGCGTTGGTGAAGGGGACGGTGTTCGGCGTTTCGGCGGGCGCGGGCGGGTCCGTTGTCAGCGTCGTGGAAGGATCGGTGGCGGTGGAGCATGGCGGATCGAACCGGTTGTTGAAGCCGGGCGAGCAGGACGGTTCGGGGTCGCCCCGTTCCGGCGGCGTTCCGGCGGCCATCGCCTGGAGCGAGAACGCGGAGAAATACCTGACGCTTCTCGCCGACTTCGCACACCTGGAAAAGCAGATCGCGGCGATCGATACGGGCGTCCGCACCCAGCCCGCGCTGGTGACCTATCTGCCAGCGGCGGCGCACATCTACGTGGCCGCGCCGAATTCGTCGAGCGCGATCGCGCAGGTGGTGGCGCTCGTCGATCAGCGGGCGCAGGAGAGCGCCGTTCTCCGCGAATGGTGGGAGTCCGACGGAGGCAAGGAATTGCGTGCGCACCTGACAAGCATTCAAGCGATTTCGCCTCTGCTCGGCGACGAAATCGCCTTGATGCTGGTCCGGAATCCGGGCTCGAGCGAGGACGGACAACCGCTGTTGGTTTCCCGGATCACGGGTGACCCCGCGGCCGTGGATCGAGCCCTGCAGCAGATGCCATCCCCCGGACCGAGGACGAGTTGGAGCGTCGCCAACGGAGTGCTTTTGCTGAGCGATACCTCCGAGCACCTGGCCGCGTTGCGGTCGCAGATCGGCGCCGGCGCGAATTCGGGATTCGCGGCCGATATCCGGGCGCGCTACCAGCGCGGCGTCGGCATCCTGTTCGGAATCGATCTGGAAGGCCTGGCGGCGTCCATGCCCCAATCAGAGCGGGCGCGGGCCGGCGCGCTGGGCGCGAACGAGGTGCGGCGGTTGTTTTTCGAGCAGCGCACGGCAACGCAGAACGGAGCGTCGCTCCACTTCCAGGGGTCGCGGCAAGGGATCGCCTCGTGGCTGGCGACGCCCGGGACGGGCGGGTCAGCCGAGTACATATCGAGCAGCGCGGTATTGGCCGTGTCGGCATCGACGCGCGATCCCCATCAGGCGTTCGACGAACTGGTGAGCCGGCTCGGCGCGGTGGACCCGCAATTCACGAGTAGCCTGCGCGAGTTCGAGCAGACGACGGGAATCAGCGTGTCGGCGGACATCGCGGCGGCGCTCGGAACGGACTTCACCCTGGCGGTCGAGACGCCGACGGCGCCAGTGCCGGGTTGGGTAGGGGTGATGGAATCGATCCGGCCCGGTGCGCTCGAGACGGCGGTACAGCGGATCGTGGACGCGTTCAACGGACACCTAACGGCGGACCAGGCGCCGAGGAAGCTGACGCTGGGACACGAAACGGTGAACGGCCAAAACTGGACGACGCTCAAGAGCGCGGCGTCGCTGGTGACGCTCTACTGGACACAGGACAGCGGCTACCTCGTGTTCTCCACGGACCGCGCGACGGCGGCAAGGGCGCTCGCGACGCGAGCCGCCGGTACGGGCCTGACGCGGTCGGCGGCGTTCCGGCAGCAACTCCCCGAAGGTTCCGGCGTGCATCACTCCGCCTTCGTCTGGGCGAATAGCAAAGGCGCGCTACAAGGACTGATACCGGCGGGCGCAAGCCCAGCCTTGCGGACCCTCCTCGAGAGCCGCGATCCTGTGTTGGTGACGATCGACGGAGAAACGGAACAAATTCGGGCCGAGAGTCGTACTCGATTGACGAGCCTGATCCTCGACCTGATGTTGGCTGGCGGGGCCGGGCACACTCACGCGAACGCCCACCAGAATGTCAAATCCCTCCACGCCCGTAATTGA
- a CDS encoding cytochrome b/b6 domain-containing protein: MTKGTNRNMNADFYPRWLRAWHWSNAVLFAALLATGASMHFAEPGAPQVDFRTARFVHNTAGILLTLGYLIFLVRNTLSGNGRYYLPEGDDLGAGILRQVRYYLVGIFRGDPHPYHHIPGRKFNPMQKLTYLGLMYLVFPGIVVTGWLMFFPEKMPERIDGLPGAGAVSLAHAIIGYALALFLVVHIYLGTTGSTPLALFREMISGAHAETPGENTPAA; this comes from the coding sequence ATGACGAAGGGAACCAACCGAAACATGAACGCCGACTTCTATCCACGCTGGCTCCGCGCATGGCATTGGTCCAATGCCGTGCTTTTCGCGGCGCTGCTCGCCACCGGGGCCAGCATGCATTTCGCCGAACCAGGCGCTCCTCAGGTGGACTTCCGCACCGCACGCTTCGTTCACAACACCGCAGGCATCCTGCTGACGCTCGGTTATCTGATTTTCCTTGTACGGAATACGCTCAGCGGCAATGGCCGATACTACTTGCCCGAGGGGGACGACCTCGGCGCGGGAATCCTTCGCCAGGTCCGCTATTATCTCGTCGGTATCTTTCGCGGCGACCCGCACCCCTATCACCATATCCCCGGACGGAAGTTCAACCCGATGCAGAAGCTCACCTACCTCGGGTTGATGTACCTGGTTTTTCCGGGGATCGTCGTCACCGGGTGGCTGATGTTCTTTCCGGAGAAGATGCCGGAGCGGATCGACGGGCTGCCCGGCGCCGGTGCGGTTTCGCTCGCCCACGCCATCATCGGCTATGCCCTGGCGCTGTTCCTGGTGGTGCACATCTATCTGGGCACAACGGGCTCGACGCCCCTGGCTCTATTCCGCGAGATGATCTCCGGCGCCCACGCCGAGACGCCGGGCGAGAACACGCCCGCCGCGTAG
- a CDS encoding RNA polymerase sigma factor, whose amino-acid sequence MTPEFAELYHRYAACVYRAALRVTGNASDAEDVLQTVFLRIWNHAGSIDAARSPEAYLKRAASNAAIDLLRQRASRAENAIDGGEWRHEAVGPPLEETLVLKERLRQALARLPAHDAELFVLRYVEGLSNIELADLFEMERGTVATRLHRIRHTLQEEVMR is encoded by the coding sequence GTGACTCCTGAATTCGCGGAACTGTATCACCGTTACGCTGCATGCGTTTACAGGGCGGCATTGCGCGTCACAGGCAACGCGTCCGACGCGGAAGACGTGCTGCAAACAGTGTTTCTGCGGATCTGGAACCACGCCGGATCGATCGACGCGGCGCGGTCTCCCGAAGCGTACTTGAAGCGGGCGGCGTCGAATGCGGCGATCGACCTGCTGCGCCAGCGGGCCAGCCGCGCTGAAAACGCCATCGACGGCGGCGAATGGCGTCACGAAGCAGTCGGACCGCCTCTCGAAGAGACCCTGGTGCTGAAGGAGCGCCTGCGTCAGGCGCTGGCGCGACTACCGGCCCACGACGCGGAGCTGTTCGTGCTCCGGTACGTGGAGGGACTGAGCAACATCGAACTGGCGGATTTGTTCGAAATGGAACGAGGTACGGTGGCCACGCGGCTCCACCGGATCCGGCACACGCTGCAGGAAGAAGTAATGCGCTAG